CGCCCGCTTGATCGCGGCCACCACCCGCGGATCGGCCCGCCCGAACGCGGACCGCTCCCGCGTCAGGCGACCGTCCACGAGACCCCACACCCCCTGCTCGCGGTAGCGGGCTCGCATCCGGCGCACGGTGGCCACGCTGACCTGCTCTCCGGCCGCGGTCAGCTCGGCGGCCTTGGTCGCCTCGCGCTCGGCAAGCCCGTACACGGCCGGGTCGTACCCGGGTCGAGACGGCCAGTCCCGGTGGGGCCCGATGTGCCCAGTCTCGACCTCCAGGATGTGCCGCTCCCAGGCCAGGGCCTTCTCCCGGACCGCGGGCTCAAGCCCGTCCAGCGGGCCGTGTACCGGAACACGCGACCGCCCGGGCCGGCGGGGTTCCAGGACGGCGAAGTCCTGCGCACCGAGTACTTGGGTGAGCAGCAGCACCTGCACTCTGGAGCCCTCCTCGGCGACCAGTCGGCAGCGCGGCCCGTCCAGACCGGCCAGGACGTGGACGCCACCGTCGAACCGGATCCGGTCCCCGACTTCCACGACGTCTACCGGACGTTTCACTGCTCCAGCTCCTTCCGCCGACCGGTTGGCACGGCGGTCACGGGGGTCTCCTCGCTCAGGGGGCGGTCCCAGGCCATGCTCAGCAGGTCGTTCCAGAGCCCGTGGTAGACGGCCGGCAGTGTGGCGATCGGGTCTCCGAGCCGGAGTGCACCCTCGCCCAACGTGGTGGGCTTGGCGAACGCTGCGCGCAGCCGGGAGGCGGGGATAGTCACCGAACACCGCGGATGCCGGTAGACCGACAGCCAGCGCGCATTGGCCAGAACGACCGGATCCGCGGTGTCCGCGAACAGGTGCTCCCAGCCCGCGTCCCGAGCACACGCCCCGACCACCCGCGCCCGGCCAACGAGCCGTGCGGACGGTCCGCCGCTCCCGGGGCAGTCCACAAGACGAATGCCCCCGTCAGCCATGCTCACGGCCAGGTCAGGGGCGTGGGTGACGATCCGCCCCCGCTCCTCCCACACGAACTCCAGGGGACGGCTCACCATGCCCGCCACCTGCGGATTCTGATCCAGCATCATGACCGCGTCCCGCATAGCCGCGCTCCCGTACCCCACCAGACGGCCGGTGGTCGCTGACCACCACCACCCCGGAGCCAACCGCCGCCCCCGCCGCAGCGGGAAACCACGCACCATCGCGCACTCCATGAGGCGCAGCTCCCCGATGGCTGCCCGCCACGGCCTCTGGAGCATGACCCCGTCCGGCCCGACGAACCGCACGTCTACATGGCGCGGATGCACCCCGCCCCCTCCACCGAACCCAGTGGCCCCCCGAAGGCAAGCCGCCCTTGCGCCCATTGAAGAAGGCTCGGTCAACCTGCGCAGTGCGCAGATATACCGAGCCACACGATGTTGTGAAGCACCCTCTGACCAGCCCGAACACACCCCTTAACTCTGCTATTGCCCCCTGGCCTGCAGGAACCCAAGCCGACGACCCGAGCGCAGGGCCCCAGACCAGTCCCGAATCCCAGATGAGTTCCGCTGCACAACAGGCGGCCTGTGCAGGCCGGTTGGTCAGTGGCGCCATGGCCCCTGGCTGGCGACCCCACTCTGCGAGCTGGGCCTCAGCGCGACATACCCCCTAGGCCAGTTTCAATCTGGGAATCAGAATGAATCACACCTGCGGGGTGGGGCTGGCATGATCGGGTTATGCCTATCACTGTCGAGTTCTTCGTGGCACCGGATGATGAGGTGGCTGCTCAGGTTGGGCCGCGGCAGCGCCGTCATGGGTTTCCCTCGTTCGCGTGCGCGGATTTCTACCCTGACGATGCGGTGGCGGACTGGGAGGTCCTGCTGGCAGAGGGTGTGGGTACAGGCTCGCGTGATGTGGTGCCGATGAAGAATGACGGCTTCACGGTGTTCCAGCTGCCTTCCGGGCTGTGCTCCGCTCTGGTGCAGGCGAGCAGCGGCCGGCTCGTTGAGGCTGCGGGTGCATGGGCTGAGCTCGCCGCGGTCAAGGACGAGGGTGTGCCAGCCGAGACAGCGGTCGAGATCCTGACGGAGTTGGCGGGCCTGGCCCGCACGGCACAGGGCCTTCGTCAGCCTCTCTACTGCTGGTACTTCGCACCCTGACCGGGCGTCGCCCACAGCAAACACCCCAGCCCCCGCCCTGCTGCCAGCCAGGCCCGCGAAGCGGGCCTCAAGTCCTGGAGGCGGAGCCGGAAGGACCAGGGCGGGGGAGCGCAGCGGGCCCGCTCAACGGGCCGAAGGCCCGGACCTCGTGAAACGAGGTCACCTCCCGTGCGCAGTACGGGAGGCCCGGGTCCGCGAAGCGGACCTCGTTCGGGTGCAGCGAAGCGGAACCCGAACAGTCCGAAGCGAAGCGCAGGACCCCGGCCCGAAGAGCAGGCCCTGGCTCGGCGAAGCCGAGCCCCGCCAGCGCAGCGAGGCGGTTCTCTCCTCCACGCGCAGCGTGGA
The sequence above is a segment of the Streptomyces sp. NBC_00539 genome. Coding sequences within it:
- a CDS encoding TnsA-like heteromeric transposase endonuclease subunit — translated: MLQRPWRAAIGELRLMECAMVRGFPLRRGRRLAPGWWWSATTGRLVGYGSAAMRDAVMMLDQNPQVAGMVSRPLEFVWEERGRIVTHAPDLAVSMADGGIRLVDCPGSGGPSARLVGRARVVGACARDAGWEHLFADTADPVVLANARWLSVYRHPRCSVTIPASRLRAAFAKPTTLGEGALRLGDPIATLPAVYHGLWNDLLSMAWDRPLSEETPVTAVPTGRRKELEQ